The following are from one region of the Magallana gigas chromosome 4, xbMagGiga1.1, whole genome shotgun sequence genome:
- the LOC105325560 gene encoding class E basic helix-loop-helix protein 40, translating to METCMEEPKRIKLEVNDRPLNFAINPDEFDLQCVKKPKVPRDPMSHRIIEKRRRDRMNNCLAELSRLIPANYLKQGQGRIEKTEIIEMASKHIRHLQNLNNFHGGHLENFQVDGAGRPCCEDKFYMGFKECQDEVMRYYVEFEGRDIKDPVCVNIGKHLEQTSQKFLRNDHSRPRKSEDMTMEDTNSSLGVGGAVIQETPVAPPRSLHQEVTTPTTQDRFLRTLLLPKEPSSSSLSGSVSGSISGSVSSFGGSSSSEFYLYPKSMRNPDGHQMSGREEMEGCSSVSSHSTEKLNQSTDSDRESCNGTSSKENHAYKLKHNIMKRFSQEEKRELHLSVPSSDTSSSSSREEEKEKVKRKYPRHKVRPHSSETSSIHSSSSTSEIHVTSNIPLPAFVLNPDGTHYLPICIHPSFLDNIFPKKEVGKNSIYHPISIPVNFDGPYIAMPHSPLSQPCGSMEGSVGKDIMPGIPEMNP from the exons ATGGAGACTTGCATGGAAGAGCCGAAGAGGATAAAATTGGAAGTAAATGACAG ACCATTGAACTTTGCCATTAATCCTGATGAATTTGACTTGCAATGTGTGAAAAAGCCAAAAGTTCCACGG GATCCAATGTCCCATCGAATCATCGAAAAGCGTCGTCGAGACCGAATGAACAACTGTTTAGCTGAACTTAGTCGATTGATACCTGCAAATTATTTAAAGCAG GGCCAGGGAAGAATAGAAAAGACTGAGATTATAGAAATGGCCTCCAAGCACATCCGTCACCTACAGAATCTGAACAATTTCCATG GTGGACACTTGGAGAACTTCCAGGTAGACGGGGCGGGGCGGCCGTGCTGTGAGGACAAGTTCTACATGGGCTTTAAGGAATGCCAGGATGAGGTGATGCGGTACTACGTCGAGTTTGAGGGGAGGGACATCAAAGACCCGGTCTGTGTCAACATCGGCAAGCACCTGGAACAGACCAGTCAAAAGTTCCTACGTAATG ATCACTCTAGACCAAGAAAATCTGAGGACATGACGATGGAGGACACAAACAGCAGTTTGGGTGTTGGAGGGGCTGTGATACAAGAGACACCTGTGGCGCCCCCTAGATCCTTGCATCAGGAGGTGACCACTCCCACTACTCAGGATCGGTTCCTGAGAACGCTTCTTCTACCGAAAGAACCGTCTTCGAGTTCTTTAAGTGGATCCGTCAGTGGGTCCATCAGTGGATCTGTCAGCTCCTTTGGTGGGTCCAGTTCATCCGAGTTCTACCTGTATCCAAAGTCAATGAGGAATCCGGACGGACATCAGATGTCCGGGCGGGAGGAGATGGAGGGTTGTAGCTCGGTCAGTAGTCATTCCACCGAGAAGCTGAATCAGTCCACAGATTCTGATAGGGAAAGTTGTAATGGAACAAGTTCAAAGGAAAATCACGCATACAAACTCAAGCACAACATCATGAAGCGGTTTTCACAGGAGGAGAAACGAGAGCTTCACTTATCGGTGCCCTCTAGCGACACATCCTCTAGCAGCTCAAGAGAAGAAGAGAAGGAGAAAGTAAAGAGGAAGTACCCTCGCCATAAAGTACGCCCCCACAGCAGTGAAACTAGTTCCATTCACAGTAGTTCATCTACCAGTGAAATACACGTAACTAGTAACATTCCGTTGCCAGCGTTCGTGTTGAACCCCGACGGCACACACTATCTCCCCATCTGCATACATCCCTCATTTCTGGACAATATTTTCCCTAAGAAAGAAGTGGGAAAGAACTCTATATATCATCCCATCAGCATCCCGGTCAATTTTGATGGACCGTACATTGCCATGCCACATTCCCCTCTGAGCCAGCCCTGTGGGTCGATGGAAGGGAGTGTGGGTAAAGACATCATGCCTGGGATTCCAGAGATGAACCCCTAG